In the Dethiosulfovibrio peptidovorans genome, one interval contains:
- the allB gene encoding allantoinase AllB, producing MKYDLIVQGGRLALDGGGVIADVGVIDGTIVSIGSNLGDADEVIDASGCVVTPGMIDSHTHISEPGRTEWEGYLTGTSAAAKGGVTSCIMMPLNQIPCIEDSNALNIQFNVAQDKMKIDIALYGALTPRNLGMLEELAQGGVVGYKAFMATCGDRSIKGDMMNVDDYSLYAGMKTISETDRVLALHCENAAITDMLGRLAAEKGPDSLKAYVMSRPVFTEVEAVRRAIYLAEQAGVKLHICHCSCPEAVSEVTAARFRGVPVSAETCTHYLYFSTEELDEIGTSAKCSPPIREETNRERMWQKLFAGEIACVGSDHSPCTPDLKEGTAFSAWGGIAGIQNSYDVLFDEAVQKRRMPLNQFVAVTATNAAEIFHLKGKGRTSIGYDGDFVLIRPNTYYIIEADGLEYKHKISPYVGRSVGCQIERTVVRGRTVYSRSGGVSSTSCGRFILRC from the coding sequence ATGAAATACGATCTAATCGTGCAGGGAGGGAGGCTTGCCCTTGACGGTGGTGGCGTTATTGCTGATGTGGGGGTCATCGACGGCACTATCGTCTCCATAGGTTCGAATCTCGGTGATGCTGACGAAGTGATTGATGCATCTGGGTGTGTTGTTACCCCTGGAATGATCGATTCTCATACTCATATATCAGAGCCCGGGCGGACGGAATGGGAAGGATACCTCACTGGCACGTCCGCTGCTGCAAAGGGCGGCGTTACTTCGTGCATTATGATGCCTTTGAATCAGATTCCATGTATTGAGGATAGTAACGCGTTAAATATTCAGTTCAATGTCGCTCAGGACAAGATGAAGATCGATATAGCTCTCTATGGAGCCCTGACACCAAGAAATCTGGGGATGCTAGAGGAGCTTGCTCAGGGGGGAGTAGTCGGATACAAGGCTTTCATGGCAACCTGTGGAGATCGTTCTATAAAGGGTGATATGATGAACGTTGACGATTACTCCTTGTATGCTGGGATGAAGACCATTTCCGAGACGGACAGAGTTTTGGCCCTCCACTGTGAAAATGCCGCCATAACGGATATGTTAGGGCGTTTGGCTGCGGAAAAAGGTCCTGATTCCTTGAAGGCCTATGTGATGTCTCGCCCTGTTTTTACAGAGGTTGAGGCAGTGCGAAGGGCTATCTATTTGGCTGAGCAGGCGGGCGTTAAGCTCCATATATGCCACTGTAGTTGTCCCGAGGCGGTTTCGGAGGTCACCGCAGCCAGATTCAGGGGGGTACCTGTTTCGGCCGAAACCTGTACCCACTATCTTTATTTTTCAACCGAGGAGCTGGATGAGATTGGTACATCCGCTAAGTGTTCCCCTCCGATAAGAGAGGAGACGAATCGGGAAAGAATGTGGCAAAAGCTTTTTGCCGGTGAGATCGCCTGCGTTGGATCGGATCATTCCCCCTGTACGCCTGACTTGAAAGAAGGGACGGCCTTTTCTGCATGGGGTGGAATTGCCGGAATTCAGAACAGCTACGATGTCCTTTTCGATGAGGCTGTTCAAAAAAGGAGAATGCCCCTTAACCAATTTGTCGCTGTGACTGCGACCAATGCAGCGGAAATCTTTCATCTGAAGGGGAAGGGGCGTACGAGCATAGGGTACGATGGGGATTTTGTTCTCATAAGACCCAATACGTACTACATTATTGAGGCGGATGGCCTGGAATATAAGCATAAGATAAGCCCATACGTGGGGCGATCCGTAGGATGTCAAATAGAGAGAACTGTCGTAAGAGGAAGAACTGTTTACTCTCGGAGTGGAGGCGTAAGTTCAACCTCATGTGGTCGTTTTATCTTGAGATGCTGA
- a CDS encoding NGG1p interacting factor NIF3 — translation MYVLCVYVPEGYEERVKNACFDAGGGSIGRYDRCCWQSLGRGQFRPLQGSCPFLGDEGEVEFVREWRIEMVCDDDVIADVVTALRDSHPYETPAFHLIPALGDVLSEKHQ, via the coding sequence GTGTATGTCCTGTGTGTATATGTGCCTGAAGGGTACGAAGAAAGGGTAAAAAATGCCTGCTTTGACGCAGGAGGAGGCTCAATCGGTCGCTATGATCGGTGTTGCTGGCAGTCCCTTGGCAGAGGACAGTTCCGCCCTCTTCAGGGTAGTTGTCCTTTTTTAGGAGATGAGGGAGAGGTGGAGTTTGTTCGGGAGTGGCGGATTGAGATGGTCTGCGACGACGATGTTATAGCGGACGTGGTGACGGCGTTGCGGGATAGCCATCCGTATGAGACTCCTGCTTTTCATCTGATTCCAGCGCTTGGCGATGTGCTCTCTGAAAAACATCAATAG
- a CDS encoding branched-chain amino acid ABC transporter permease produces MLRKKSTILLVSLLVLYLVGFPMVFSHAPYFLGVLTTASVLSLISGGVWLIFYIGRINIGQGAFALVGGYTAAVLITKMQIPFWFALLGAGLSSVILSVVIGWPLLRLKGVYFSMITLSLTEVARLAAQTLTPITNGSKGILNIPLPGALKVGGVTLIPDFSTVDKHFAFYYLGAFLLIVGFAVLYRVVHSRLGWLLRSLLQNEDLASSFGVNVPKLRVITFAICAAMGGVGGAFFVVMQQCVYPATFSVQDSTYFLLYCFLGGLGSVWGAIAGTFVLFISFEFLHGLNEYQPLIYSLIMIGMMLWLPNGIMSIRRAFYGRFLSKDSSTNLS; encoded by the coding sequence GTGCTCCGTAAGAAAAGTACGATACTGCTGGTCTCCCTGCTTGTGCTGTACTTAGTGGGATTTCCGATGGTGTTCTCTCACGCGCCTTATTTTTTAGGTGTTTTGACAACAGCATCAGTTTTAAGCCTCATTAGCGGCGGTGTTTGGCTGATATTTTACATCGGACGTATAAACATAGGGCAGGGAGCTTTTGCTCTGGTCGGTGGATATACCGCTGCGGTTCTCATTACAAAGATGCAAATTCCCTTCTGGTTTGCTTTGCTGGGCGCTGGTTTGAGCTCGGTTATCCTGAGCGTTGTTATTGGGTGGCCGCTGTTGCGCTTGAAAGGCGTCTATTTCTCCATGATAACGTTAAGTTTGACCGAAGTTGCCAGACTTGCGGCTCAGACTTTAACCCCGATCACTAACGGATCTAAGGGAATACTGAATATACCTTTGCCAGGGGCTTTGAAGGTAGGGGGTGTGACTCTCATCCCTGACTTTTCTACGGTAGATAAACATTTTGCTTTTTATTATTTAGGGGCGTTCTTGCTTATAGTTGGTTTTGCTGTTTTGTATAGAGTTGTTCACAGCAGATTGGGTTGGCTTCTCCGCTCTCTGTTGCAAAATGAGGATCTTGCCTCTTCTTTTGGTGTGAATGTTCCTAAACTCAGGGTCATAACCTTTGCGATTTGTGCTGCTATGGGTGGCGTAGGCGGTGCTTTTTTTGTCGTCATGCAGCAGTGTGTCTATCCGGCCACTTTTTCAGTGCAGGATTCCACATATTTCCTGCTGTATTGCTTTTTAGGTGGGCTTGGAAGCGTTTGGGGAGCTATAGCAGGAACCTTTGTGTTGTTCATCAGTTTTGAATTCCTGCATGGTCTTAACGAATATCAGCCCCTGATTTATTCCTTAATCATGATAGGGATGATGCTTTGGCTGCCTAATGGCATTATGAGTATACGAAGAGCTTTTTATGGTCGATTTTTGTCAAAAGACAGTTCGACGAATCTGAGTTAG
- a CDS encoding aspartate carbamoyltransferase, with protein MAITSDFAPSCIAAEMEATELRGKNLEFLTDLSKERYNHLFKVAEMLEPFWRTGLKLMSGKVLGALFFQPSTRTRFSTELAMIRLGGGVLSESNPGKSSSAAKGESLADHLRTVSQYANIIGLRHPDYSVVSEALSYADVPVISCGWGDVTHPTQGLLDMYTAYRAFGGFDGLRVCIASSDLSRARSGHSFAMGLAIMGAEIVYVGLKENPIPSAVRERLEAAGARLEEHYDISNAEFMDVMATTHLCYLPGCSVPKDNPDARNAFMNKIKEFYITLDNLNSIKKKAGRSIGVMHSLPRNSVEFDYAIDHSEFELYFKQLAFSVPIRMALVASMVGI; from the coding sequence TTGGCAATTACCTCTGATTTTGCGCCGTCATGCATCGCTGCAGAGATGGAAGCGACAGAACTTCGCGGGAAGAATCTTGAATTTCTTACGGATCTTTCCAAGGAACGATATAACCATCTCTTTAAAGTAGCTGAGATGCTTGAGCCTTTTTGGAGAACTGGCCTGAAACTTATGTCGGGAAAGGTTTTGGGGGCGCTCTTCTTTCAGCCTTCGACCAGAACCAGATTCAGTACCGAGTTGGCTATGATCCGTCTGGGCGGAGGGGTTCTTTCCGAGTCCAATCCCGGGAAAAGTTCGTCCGCTGCTAAGGGAGAGAGTTTGGCTGATCACCTCAGAACCGTCTCTCAGTACGCCAATATCATAGGCTTGCGGCATCCTGACTACTCTGTAGTATCTGAAGCGCTCTCCTACGCTGATGTCCCTGTGATCAGCTGCGGTTGGGGAGATGTAACTCATCCAACCCAGGGCTTGCTGGATATGTACACTGCATATAGAGCCTTTGGTGGTTTCGATGGGCTGAGGGTATGCATCGCTTCATCCGACCTTTCCAGAGCGAGAAGTGGTCACTCCTTCGCTATGGGCTTGGCAATCATGGGAGCGGAAATCGTCTATGTGGGGCTCAAGGAAAATCCCATCCCCTCTGCTGTGCGAGAAAGGTTAGAGGCTGCAGGCGCTCGTTTGGAGGAGCACTACGACATTTCAAATGCTGAGTTTATGGACGTGATGGCGACGACGCATCTTTGTTATTTACCGGGGTGCAGTGTGCCTAAGGATAATCCCGATGCAAGAAACGCTTTTATGAATAAAATAAAAGAGTTTTATATCACCTTGGATAACCTCAATTCTATAAAGAAAAAGGCCGGTCGTTCTATAGGTGTTATGCACTCCCTGCCCAGAAACTCGGTCGAGTTCGATTACGCCATTGATCACAGTGAGTTCGAGCTGTACTTCAAGCAGTTGGCCTTTAGCGTCCCGATACGTATGGCGCTGGTAGCTTCTATGGTTGGCATTTAG
- a CDS encoding branched-chain amino acid ABC transporter substrate-binding protein: MLLRQGIRKTCVFALVLALMASAGACFGVQKTLKIGVLGVMSGPAASWGLVNRYCAEARANIINKSGGFEIGGDKYLIKIVAIDDRNDPKVAVAGAERLIYEEKIHYIIGPNIDPTSMAVQPILEKGKAMNIPYSFSKSLYSPPASNSILGMIASYQGGPVIYKYLQEKAGIKSIAFVARNDAESLNQRDEGIAAAEKLGLTVLSGRDTYETGTTDFFPVMSSVVAKNPDLLVLSGAAPSDTPLLIKAARELGFKGKMSTETAQDAKVISELAGDAANGFICVGGASTPEIRSKEMEDFAKEYEKIAGEWNDEAGTKVYALDMFLYTLRAAGPEAINDIELFKKQINKFSMPNPYLKDHRPLHYVGAGYFNQKRQISVPIVVNVYENGDFKTLFVGDIDR; encoded by the coding sequence ATGTTGTTACGACAGGGAATTAGGAAGACTTGTGTTTTTGCTTTGGTGCTTGCTTTGATGGCTAGTGCGGGGGCCTGCTTTGGGGTTCAAAAAACGTTGAAGATAGGCGTTTTGGGTGTTATGAGTGGTCCTGCGGCGTCGTGGGGATTGGTGAATCGTTATTGTGCTGAAGCAAGGGCTAATATCATCAACAAAAGTGGCGGTTTTGAAATAGGAGGAGACAAATACCTTATTAAAATCGTTGCCATTGATGATCGCAACGACCCCAAGGTCGCTGTGGCAGGAGCAGAACGTCTTATCTATGAAGAAAAAATACATTACATCATAGGTCCTAATATTGACCCAACCTCCATGGCGGTTCAGCCTATCCTTGAAAAGGGTAAGGCCATGAATATACCATATTCTTTTTCGAAGAGTTTATACAGCCCTCCTGCAAGTAACTCGATCCTTGGAATGATCGCCTCCTATCAGGGTGGACCGGTTATATACAAATATCTCCAGGAAAAAGCGGGTATTAAGAGTATTGCCTTTGTTGCTCGAAATGACGCCGAGTCTCTTAACCAAAGAGATGAGGGAATTGCTGCAGCTGAAAAATTAGGTCTCACGGTACTGTCTGGAAGAGATACGTATGAGACTGGTACGACGGATTTCTTCCCTGTAATGTCCAGTGTCGTTGCCAAGAATCCAGATCTACTCGTCTTGTCGGGGGCCGCTCCTTCTGATACTCCGTTGCTGATCAAGGCTGCTCGAGAGCTTGGATTTAAGGGCAAAATGAGCACGGAAACGGCTCAGGACGCAAAAGTTATCTCTGAACTTGCAGGCGATGCTGCAAACGGATTTATCTGCGTTGGCGGGGCAAGTACGCCAGAAATCAGAAGTAAGGAAATGGAAGATTTCGCAAAGGAATACGAGAAAATTGCCGGAGAATGGAACGATGAGGCGGGCACCAAGGTCTATGCTCTCGATATGTTCCTGTATACCCTGAGGGCGGCTGGGCCGGAGGCCATCAATGATATTGAGCTTTTTAAGAAGCAGATTAATAAGTTTTCTATGCCCAATCCCTACCTCAAGGATCATCGTCCCCTTCACTATGTCGGAGCTGGATATTTTAATCAGAAACGCCAGATTTCTGTTCCTATCGTCGTGAACGTGTATGAAAATGGTGACTTTAAAACTCTGTTTGTTGGGGACATTGATCGGTAG
- a CDS encoding NADH-dependent alcohol dehydrogenase, with product MRDFVYESPTRIIFGRETEKQVGAEIAERGAKKVLLHYGGGSIKKTGLYDRIVRSLNEAGIAFIELGGVVPNPRLSLVREAIDLCRIQGVDLILAVGGGSVIDSAKAIAAGVPYDGNVWDFFDQGVEPKAALPVGCVLTLSATGSETSKASVITNEDGWLKHAFYSPLSRPVFAVLNPQLTTTLPAYQTAAGGVDIMAHLMERYFTNVPNVDLTDRLIEGTLQTVIKYLPVALKDPENYDARAEIMWSSTIAHNGILDTGRLGDWASHRIEHEIGALYDVAHGAGLAVVFPAWMKAVYYHDIPRFVRFFHRVWGLEPDFWNPEDMVLRGIAVMEDYFRNLGMPVTLKELEVPDDRLEEMATKTNWNGPVGQFVPIDAKKALEILKLCR from the coding sequence ATGAGAGATTTCGTCTACGAGAGCCCGACCCGGATTATCTTCGGTCGGGAGACTGAGAAGCAGGTCGGGGCGGAGATTGCCGAACGGGGAGCAAAGAAAGTCCTGCTCCATTACGGAGGCGGCAGCATCAAAAAAACCGGCCTGTATGATCGGATCGTTCGCTCTCTGAACGAGGCGGGTATCGCTTTCATCGAGCTGGGAGGGGTGGTACCCAACCCACGGCTTTCCCTGGTTCGGGAAGCTATCGACCTCTGCCGGATACAGGGCGTAGACCTGATCTTAGCCGTGGGAGGTGGTAGCGTTATCGACTCCGCCAAGGCAATAGCCGCAGGTGTCCCCTACGACGGTAACGTGTGGGACTTTTTCGATCAAGGAGTAGAGCCCAAGGCAGCCTTGCCCGTGGGGTGCGTCCTTACCCTGTCGGCCACGGGAAGTGAGACCAGCAAGGCCTCGGTCATCACGAACGAGGACGGATGGCTGAAGCATGCGTTCTACTCCCCCCTGAGCCGACCGGTATTCGCCGTGCTCAACCCCCAGCTGACCACGACTCTTCCGGCCTATCAGACCGCGGCTGGCGGGGTGGACATCATGGCCCACCTTATGGAACGCTACTTCACCAACGTCCCCAACGTTGACCTGACGGACCGACTCATTGAGGGGACCCTTCAGACTGTGATCAAATACCTGCCAGTAGCCCTCAAAGATCCCGAAAACTACGACGCCCGAGCCGAGATCATGTGGTCTTCCACCATCGCCCATAACGGAATTTTAGACACCGGCCGTCTGGGCGACTGGGCCTCTCACCGCATCGAACACGAGATCGGTGCCCTGTACGACGTGGCCCATGGAGCGGGATTAGCCGTGGTCTTCCCAGCCTGGATGAAGGCCGTATACTACCACGATATTCCCAGATTCGTTCGATTTTTCCACCGAGTGTGGGGCCTGGAGCCCGATTTCTGGAACCCGGAGGACATGGTTCTCAGGGGGATCGCCGTGATGGAGGACTATTTCAGAAACTTGGGTATGCCAGTAACCCTGAAGGAGCTGGAGGTTCCAGATGACCGCCTGGAGGAGATGGCCACCAAAACCAACTGGAACGGCCCGGTCGGCCAGTTCGTTCCCATCGATGCAAAGAAAGCACTGGAGATCCTGAAACTCTGCCGATAA
- a CDS encoding nitroreductase: MIDNKVIETILGRRSHRTFEDRPVDTSVVDVLLECAFAAPSALNLQPCHFMVIDDRALLNAIGDGYGKTRMVHEASLAIAVCVDVPNYEERSGLFDGTWMEDGATAMENMLLAARALGLEGVWLQVANRSPREENITAVLDMDPGFRVFAMAVLGYPKEKLAPHKGIDESRVHRNGVLRVEKRS, translated from the coding sequence ATGATTGATAATAAGGTAATCGAAACGATTTTAGGTCGTCGCAGTCATAGGACATTTGAAGATCGACCTGTAGATACGAGTGTTGTCGATGTTCTCTTGGAGTGTGCTTTTGCTGCGCCCAGTGCTTTGAACCTTCAGCCCTGCCATTTTATGGTTATAGATGACAGGGCTCTTTTGAACGCTATTGGAGACGGATATGGTAAGACTCGAATGGTGCACGAAGCTTCTCTCGCTATCGCTGTGTGTGTAGACGTGCCAAACTATGAAGAGAGATCAGGTCTCTTCGATGGAACCTGGATGGAAGATGGGGCTACTGCCATGGAGAATATGCTCTTGGCTGCAAGGGCTCTGGGGCTGGAGGGAGTATGGCTTCAGGTAGCGAACCGTTCTCCAAGAGAAGAAAATATCACCGCTGTGTTAGATATGGATCCAGGTTTCAGGGTTTTTGCTATGGCGGTACTCGGTTATCCTAAAGAGAAGCTGGCGCCTCATAAGGGAATTGATGAGAGCAGAGTTCATAGAAATGGAGTCCTCAGGGTAGAAAAAAGGTCATGA
- a CDS encoding ABC transporter ATP-binding protein: protein MSLMRVSNVTKKFGGLVAVNNVSFSVNEGEILSIIGPNGAGKSTLFKLCSSFLPVSSGDIFFREKNITSLSPHIVARMGIIRTFQETTIFKDMTALENVIVAHHLQSKASLMGFFFNTSTARKDEERFRQSAAEILDYLGLGGIKETKASNLPHGSLRSLGIAIGMAASPKVLLLDEPFAGMNSDETAQAMTMVKSIREKGVTILLVEHDVSAVMKISDRIVVLNFGTKIAEGLPEEIQKNEAVIEAYLGREDDEEEVQE, encoded by the coding sequence ATGTCCTTGATGCGAGTTTCCAATGTCACGAAAAAATTTGGTGGGCTTGTCGCTGTGAATAACGTGTCTTTTTCCGTGAACGAAGGAGAGATCCTCAGCATTATAGGTCCTAACGGTGCAGGAAAGAGCACGCTTTTTAAGTTGTGTTCCTCTTTTTTGCCGGTCTCGTCTGGTGATATTTTTTTCAGGGAAAAAAATATCACCTCTTTGTCGCCTCATATCGTTGCTCGAATGGGGATTATCAGAACCTTCCAGGAAACTACGATATTTAAAGATATGACTGCTCTGGAAAATGTTATCGTTGCCCATCACCTCCAGAGTAAGGCTTCTTTAATGGGCTTCTTTTTCAATACGTCCACCGCGAGAAAAGACGAGGAGCGTTTTCGTCAGAGTGCGGCTGAAATTCTTGATTATCTGGGGTTGGGAGGTATCAAGGAGACCAAGGCTTCTAATTTGCCTCATGGTTCTCTTCGTTCGCTGGGTATAGCTATCGGGATGGCTGCCTCTCCTAAAGTCCTCCTTTTGGATGAACCTTTTGCTGGTATGAATTCCGATGAGACAGCTCAAGCTATGACGATGGTGAAGAGTATCAGAGAAAAAGGAGTGACGATCCTTTTGGTCGAGCATGACGTATCTGCTGTAATGAAGATTAGCGATCGGATAGTCGTGCTTAATTTTGGCACCAAGATTGCCGAAGGATTGCCTGAAGAAATTCAAAAAAATGAGGCAGTCATTGAGGCATATCTTGGCAGGGAAGACGACGAAGAGGAGGTGCAGGAATAA
- a CDS encoding branched-chain amino acid ABC transporter permease — MEQVIFNGLYAGAQYALIALGLTLIFGLMNVMNFAHGQLYVLGGFITYYVYGELHLPYGVALLATALALAAVGYGFQALLFKPVLSRSDREESSMLLSAGTAIMLESSILIFFGEKHRGVPAVVEGVLRAGSVFMPKGRLLVIGLSFLFILLFILFMKYTRPGRALRSMAQDRETAELMGINVEKYALLGWMMAAALAGIAGAMLVPISGVNSGIGQWISIKAFIMIMIGGAGVISGAILGGLALGICESLGSHFFPGGATYLIIFVFLMVFISVRPNGIMGKA; from the coding sequence ATGGAGCAGGTTATTTTTAATGGTTTATATGCTGGAGCTCAATATGCGCTTATAGCGTTAGGATTGACGTTGATTTTTGGTCTTATGAACGTCATGAATTTCGCTCACGGTCAGCTTTATGTCCTCGGTGGTTTTATAACGTATTACGTATATGGAGAATTGCATCTTCCCTACGGAGTTGCCCTATTGGCAACTGCTCTAGCCCTTGCTGCGGTCGGATACGGATTTCAGGCGCTTCTTTTCAAACCTGTTCTGAGCCGCAGCGACAGAGAAGAGAGCAGTATGCTTCTCTCTGCAGGGACGGCAATAATGCTTGAGAGCTCTATTCTGATTTTTTTTGGAGAAAAACACAGGGGAGTTCCTGCGGTTGTCGAGGGCGTTCTGCGTGCGGGCTCCGTTTTTATGCCTAAGGGGCGTCTGTTAGTGATTGGACTTTCCTTTTTGTTTATCCTGTTGTTCATATTATTTATGAAATATACGAGGCCTGGCCGAGCCTTGCGGTCTATGGCCCAGGATAGGGAAACGGCAGAGCTCATGGGCATCAACGTGGAAAAGTACGCTCTTTTAGGCTGGATGATGGCTGCTGCTTTGGCAGGAATTGCGGGAGCTATGCTTGTGCCTATCTCAGGTGTGAATTCAGGGATAGGGCAGTGGATATCAATTAAGGCATTTATCATGATAATGATCGGGGGAGCAGGTGTCATCTCGGGAGCTATTCTCGGTGGGCTTGCTTTAGGTATATGTGAATCGTTAGGTTCCCATTTTTTCCCTGGTGGTGCCACGTACTTGATCATTTTTGTTTTTTTGATGGTTTTCATCTCAGTGCGTCCCAATGGAATTATGGGGAAGGCATAA
- a CDS encoding ABC transporter ATP-binding protein gives MYFEAKNLVLSYGHVQALKDVSLSVEKGEIVTLIGANGAGKTSVLRAITGLKKIKNGSISFDGNKLDNLSTEQVVSKGIAMVPEGRHVFPIMSVKDNLLMGAFCLKKDKVTIKNRLEMVFNRFPQLKDRSKQLAGTMSGGEQQMLVIGRALMADPKLLLLDEPSLGVAPIVVGEIVDVVKKINKEEGVSVILVEQNSRMALKISHRAYVMMNGEVVFQGNSDELYNDERIQKAYLGGDLKSASN, from the coding sequence ATGTATTTTGAGGCTAAAAACCTGGTTCTGTCATATGGTCATGTTCAGGCGCTTAAAGATGTCTCTTTGTCCGTTGAAAAAGGGGAAATTGTGACCCTTATAGGAGCTAACGGTGCTGGTAAAACCTCTGTCTTGAGGGCAATAACGGGGCTGAAAAAAATAAAAAACGGGTCAATTTCTTTTGATGGGAATAAATTAGACAATTTGTCAACGGAGCAAGTGGTGTCAAAGGGCATCGCTATGGTTCCAGAAGGACGGCATGTCTTCCCCATCATGAGTGTCAAAGATAATTTGTTGATGGGGGCATTTTGTCTGAAAAAAGACAAGGTTACCATAAAAAACAGACTTGAAATGGTTTTTAATCGTTTCCCCCAGCTTAAGGACCGGTCAAAGCAGTTGGCTGGGACTATGAGCGGTGGGGAGCAGCAGATGCTCGTAATTGGTCGAGCTCTTATGGCGGATCCGAAGCTTTTGCTTTTAGACGAGCCTTCTTTAGGTGTGGCACCTATTGTTGTGGGTGAGATTGTCGACGTTGTTAAAAAAATAAATAAAGAGGAGGGTGTCAGTGTTATTCTCGTGGAGCAGAATTCTCGAATGGCTTTAAAAATATCGCATCGTGCCTATGTGATGATGAATGGTGAAGTCGTTTTCCAGGGTAATTCTGATGAGTTGTACAACGATGAGCGGATTCAAAAGGCGTATTTAGGTGGAGATTTGAAATCTGCGTCAAATTGA